Proteins encoded by one window of Cuniculiplasma divulgatum:
- a CDS encoding DUF1947 domain-containing protein produces MARHVLSKKDMKIFFEKLRENNLWADFFSNSNIEVEEHKGKKCYSIGGRFIAYEEDRLLPSIDLLNAIKPEISSVTVDNGAVPHILNGAKLFGKGITQIGESIRPGSLVYVKDPTGRFIAVGIATKSTEELKVSREGPAAEIIMSPAKNPCTQ; encoded by the coding sequence ATGGCACGTCACGTCCTGTCAAAGAAAGATATGAAGATTTTTTTTGAAAAGTTGAGGGAAAATAATCTTTGGGCTGATTTTTTTTCCAATTCTAACATAGAAGTTGAAGAGCATAAGGGAAAGAAATGCTATTCAATTGGTGGAAGGTTCATTGCCTACGAAGAGGACAGACTCCTCCCATCAATTGATCTTCTGAATGCAATAAAACCTGAAATTTCGTCTGTGACAGTGGATAATGGTGCAGTGCCACACATTCTGAATGGAGCTAAGTTATTTGGTAAGGGAATAACCCAGATAGGTGAAAGCATTAGACCGGGAAGCCTTGTCTACGTAAAGGACCCAACAGGCAGGTTTATTGCAGTGGGCATAGCAACAAAATCAACAGAGGAGCTAAAGGTATCAAGAGAAGGCCCAGCCGCCGAAATAATCATGTCACCAGCCAAAAACCCATGCACCCAGTGA
- a CDS encoding DNA-directed RNA polymerase subunit K, whose translation MKHTKFEKARIIGARSLQISMGAPVIIDVPKIMIDPVDIAILEYDNNVIPITIK comes from the coding sequence ATGAAGCACACAAAATTTGAGAAAGCAAGAATTATAGGTGCCAGATCCCTGCAGATATCAATGGGGGCCCCGGTTATTATTGACGTCCCAAAGATCATGATTGATCCTGTTGACATAGCTATACTTGAATATGACAACAATGTTATACCAATAACAATAAAATAA
- a CDS encoding APC family permease, translating into MENNENVNPTVSGEDKKLKKELSFVQLLFLSVGGIIGSGWLFGVNAGAATAGPAVTLSWLIGGVMVIFIALTYSELAAMIPRSGGIVRYPHMTHGSYTGYILGWAYLLSAVTVPSIEAVAAVTYISGLKGLGFMSYSGTTVLGSFTSLTVYGVIIAVLLMIGFFFLNYFGIKFLGRWNEYFVYWKLVIPTITFILLFFMFRASNFTALAGGFNAIGTPFIFTAIPGAGIVFSYLGFRQALDYGGEAKNPQRDIPRALILSVVIGIVVYEILQLVYIGAIRVSVADLTTFSWSGLTVSSYASSPFYHVFETAGIAGFGAWGSVLLVDAVISPSGTGWIYLGTSTRTIYGLATDRYFPPNVMKVNKKSGVPMIPLILSTIIGIIFIAPFPSWYILVGFISSATVFTYIMGGVSLRVLRNTAKNVQRPYKLPYSKVLSIIAFVSATLIVYWSGYITLSILMMLILGGIPIYLIYYGTYKLGISLGKTITSGIIYWIIIGISFYLVYYDIIIPAVSNITASTPIAAPDSVFYYFIAVYVMIVISTIVLTFLIHHWAKDENKKEIKSGWWLIYFVLFIFGFSYLGAFGPYVSPIAVAGQSFPYVPLLLFPYDTFIVIVVAIAFFFLAVRSGYSEDDVQSILADQGVPLSTLED; encoded by the coding sequence ATGGAAAATAATGAAAATGTAAATCCCACTGTATCTGGGGAAGACAAGAAACTTAAAAAAGAATTGAGTTTTGTGCAGTTACTCTTCCTTTCTGTTGGAGGGATTATAGGTTCTGGGTGGCTCTTTGGAGTAAATGCAGGAGCGGCAACTGCTGGTCCCGCAGTAACTCTTTCGTGGCTTATAGGAGGTGTGATGGTCATTTTTATCGCGCTGACTTATTCCGAGCTGGCTGCAATGATACCAAGGAGTGGTGGTATAGTTCGATATCCACACATGACACATGGTAGTTACACAGGTTACATTTTAGGATGGGCATATCTGCTTTCGGCTGTTACAGTTCCATCCATAGAAGCAGTAGCTGCAGTAACATATATCTCAGGGCTAAAGGGTCTGGGATTCATGTCCTATTCGGGAACGACCGTACTAGGTTCCTTTACATCGCTGACAGTATATGGTGTCATAATTGCAGTTTTGCTTATGATAGGTTTCTTCTTCCTAAACTATTTCGGGATAAAATTCCTAGGAAGGTGGAATGAATATTTTGTTTATTGGAAACTTGTCATACCAACAATAACATTTATCCTGCTGTTCTTTATGTTTCGTGCAAGCAATTTCACGGCGCTTGCTGGAGGGTTCAACGCAATTGGCACACCATTCATTTTCACTGCTATACCTGGAGCGGGTATAGTCTTCTCATATTTGGGATTCAGACAGGCACTGGATTATGGTGGTGAGGCAAAGAATCCTCAAAGAGATATACCAAGGGCATTGATACTTTCAGTAGTGATAGGAATAGTAGTTTATGAAATCCTTCAGTTAGTATACATTGGAGCAATAAGAGTATCAGTAGCTGATCTTACAACGTTCTCATGGTCAGGATTAACGGTTTCATCATATGCATCATCGCCCTTCTATCACGTATTTGAAACAGCTGGTATTGCAGGATTCGGGGCATGGGGCTCAGTATTGCTGGTAGATGCAGTCATATCACCATCTGGAACAGGATGGATCTACCTTGGAACATCCACAAGAACAATTTACGGACTGGCAACTGACAGGTATTTCCCTCCTAATGTCATGAAAGTCAATAAGAAGAGCGGAGTACCCATGATACCATTGATACTCTCTACAATTATAGGAATTATATTCATAGCTCCCTTCCCGTCATGGTATATTTTAGTAGGGTTCATATCAAGCGCAACAGTCTTCACCTACATAATGGGAGGCGTCAGCCTGAGAGTGCTGAGAAACACCGCAAAAAATGTGCAGAGACCATACAAACTACCTTATAGCAAGGTTCTTTCAATTATTGCCTTCGTTAGTGCAACTTTAATAGTATACTGGTCAGGATATATCACTTTATCAATATTGATGATGCTGATACTGGGAGGAATACCAATTTACCTGATTTACTATGGAACATATAAGCTTGGAATTTCATTAGGCAAGACAATAACAAGTGGAATCATATACTGGATAATAATTGGAATTTCTTTCTATCTGGTATATTATGATATAATAATACCCGCCGTATCGAACATTACTGCATCAACACCAATAGCTGCTCCAGACTCAGTTTTCTACTACTTCATCGCTGTATATGTAATGATAGTAATATCAACAATTGTTCTGACTTTCCTTATCCATCACTGGGCTAAGGATGAAAACAAGAAGGAAATAAAATCAGGCTGGTGGTTAATTTATTTCGTGCTTTTCATCTTTGGGTTCTCCTATCTAGGTGCGTTTGGACCCTATGTTTCGCCTATTGCGGTAGCAGGTCAGTCATTCCCATACGTTCCCCTGCTTTTGTTCCCATACGACACATTCATAGTAATAGTAGTGGCCATAGCGTTCTTCTTCCTCGCTGTAAGATCTGGATATTCTGAAGACGATGTGCAGTCAATACTCGCAGACCAGGGAGTTCCTCTCAGTACACTGGAAGATTGA
- a CDS encoding HIT domain-containing protein, which produces MEKCVFCSNVVTGKDAHIFYRTSTVIGFMDKYPVEEGHVLIIPSKHYENIFDIDSEVYLEIQQAAKKIASVLRDVFEADGINIGQNNGECARQMVMHYHLHIIPRHCGREIGWNRLQQSEEELENDCRRIEKRLNEINNID; this is translated from the coding sequence TTGGAAAAGTGTGTATTTTGCAGTAATGTTGTAACGGGAAAAGATGCTCACATATTTTACAGAACCAGTACTGTTATAGGATTCATGGACAAATATCCTGTAGAAGAAGGACATGTGCTTATAATTCCCAGTAAACATTATGAAAACATCTTTGACATAGATAGTGAAGTGTACCTGGAGATTCAACAGGCCGCAAAAAAAATTGCGTCAGTTCTTAGAGATGTATTCGAAGCAGATGGAATTAACATAGGCCAGAACAATGGAGAGTGCGCAAGACAGATGGTAATGCACTATCACCTTCACATAATTCCAAGGCACTGTGGAAGGGAAATTGGCTGGAACAGGTTGCAACAGTCAGAGGAAGAGTTAGAAAATGATTGTAGAAGAATAGAAAAGAGATTAAATGAGATTAATAATATAGATTAA
- a CDS encoding GNAT family N-acetyltransferase: protein MELIRPATISDSEKIKDIASRAGYIDYISDNIERMLKDGGMYVYEYGDVKGFAQAGFRKICWISAIRVDPEYRRHGVAEKLIRKIEEEGKERKCRAYGALVAEDNIASRSMFRKLGYVEIEQYISFMCEPLSLTEIHDFDLRERNYLMDWEIWDKNEMIENFPDLKVMNDSKGNEYVKSSESYQMIKFVSKPDYSEGGAFLSINKRLLNDGIIKEMKDTDSWTFIYYGKDI from the coding sequence ATGGAATTAATCCGTCCTGCAACGATTTCTGATTCTGAGAAAATTAAAGATATAGCCTCAAGGGCTGGTTATATAGACTACATAAGTGACAATATCGAACGAATGCTTAAGGACGGAGGAATGTATGTTTATGAGTATGGAGACGTAAAAGGTTTCGCTCAGGCTGGGTTCAGGAAAATCTGCTGGATAAGTGCTATAAGGGTAGACCCAGAATACCGGAGACACGGCGTAGCTGAAAAACTGATAAGGAAGATTGAAGAGGAGGGAAAGGAAAGAAAGTGCAGGGCCTATGGAGCACTGGTTGCAGAGGATAATATAGCCTCTAGATCAATGTTCAGGAAACTTGGTTATGTGGAAATTGAACAGTATATTTCATTTATGTGTGAGCCGCTCAGTCTAACAGAGATTCACGACTTTGATCTAAGGGAAAGGAATTATTTAATGGACTGGGAGATCTGGGATAAAAACGAAATGATAGAGAATTTTCCAGATCTAAAAGTTATGAATGATTCAAAGGGAAATGAATATGTCAAAAGTTCAGAGTCCTATCAAATGATAAAATTTGTATCAAAGCCGGATTACTCAGAAGGTGGAGCATTTCTTTCCATAAACAAGAGATTGTTGAATGATGGAATCATCAAGGAAATGAAAGACACCGATTCCTGGACATTTATATATTATGGAAAAGATATATGA
- a CDS encoding protein translocase SEC61 complex subunit gamma yields the protein MSVEEDLVEVQKKIERRFSGIGKGKYARIIKMAKKPGSQEYVKVLAITGAGIIFLGALGFLIYYLMTIAF from the coding sequence ATGTCAGTTGAAGAAGATCTCGTGGAAGTACAGAAGAAAATCGAGAGACGATTTTCTGGGATAGGGAAAGGCAAGTATGCCAGAATCATAAAGATGGCAAAAAAGCCTGGATCTCAGGAATATGTCAAGGTACTGGCTATTACCGGTGCAGGTATTATCTTTTTAGGGGCTCTTGGCTTTTTAATTTACTATCTGATGACTATAGCTTTTTGA
- a CDS encoding transcription elongation factor Spt5, translating into MSIQEYEWIECESKEINSYCGQKVNIPVTIRNIEKEKRTFKIELSMEFIQADSSIIWEMDFTNNDRGILQFSPDGDKKFEKKLELEGHAVREMMFTIDSPKGGSIGDSVTVRIRIASEDGIHSANFTDSIILKPVIIAVKTNVGKELEVATNLLNSDEKDLEERTVLNPTAKREIMAIMSPYELRGYFYLETMHPDRIPYLGRSMRNFKGVVEGAINIEEIQEQLTPKPAVAGLELGSFVELVKGPFKGEKARIMNIDHEKEEVTVQFIESAMLIPVKVKAEDIRVIESGKKQ; encoded by the coding sequence ATGAGCATACAGGAATATGAATGGATCGAGTGTGAGAGTAAGGAAATTAATTCTTATTGTGGACAGAAGGTAAATATACCTGTCACCATAAGGAATATTGAGAAGGAAAAAAGGACTTTTAAAATAGAATTATCAATGGAATTCATACAAGCTGATTCGTCCATCATTTGGGAAATGGACTTTACAAATAATGATAGAGGAATTCTTCAGTTCAGTCCTGATGGAGATAAGAAATTCGAGAAGAAGCTTGAGCTTGAGGGACATGCGGTAAGAGAAATGATGTTTACCATTGATTCACCTAAGGGGGGAAGTATAGGTGACAGCGTTACGGTACGCATAAGGATAGCATCTGAAGATGGAATCCACTCTGCAAATTTCACAGACAGTATCATCCTCAAACCAGTAATAATTGCCGTAAAAACAAATGTTGGCAAGGAACTTGAGGTTGCCACAAATCTTCTAAATTCCGATGAAAAGGATCTAGAGGAGAGAACTGTTCTTAATCCCACGGCAAAGAGGGAAATAATGGCAATAATGTCTCCATACGAGTTGAGGGGATACTTTTATTTGGAAACCATGCACCCTGATAGAATACCATATCTTGGAAGGTCAATGAGGAATTTCAAGGGTGTTGTTGAAGGAGCAATAAATATAGAGGAGATACAGGAACAACTCACTCCAAAGCCTGCGGTTGCAGGTCTTGAACTGGGATCATTCGTTGAACTTGTAAAGGGGCCATTTAAGGGAGAAAAGGCCAGAATCATGAATATCGACCATGAAAAAGAAGAAGTGACGGTTCAGTTTATAGAGTCTGCTATGCTAATTCCCGTAAAGGTCAAGGCAGAGGATATTAGGGTAATTGAAAGTGGAAAGAAGCAATGA
- the metG gene encoding methionine--tRNA ligase, whose amino-acid sequence MSGKIVINCALPYANSSIHIGHLAGAYLPGDIFHRFIKMSGRDSIFICGTDEYGTPIALKAEKEKKTPEEIVNKYYAEFVETFSNVDIKFDYFGRTTSKTHETFVQDFFEDLEKKGYLERRMMESAYCPREKRFLPDRYVNGKCPRCGYEYARGDQCDECGRTNDPRDLINPTCAICGGPAEFRETAHIFFKISEFSDFLKEWLQSKNEWRSNVTSFPLNIIESGLRDRAITRDMEWGVKLKENEMEGKRIYVWFEALLGYLSNAMEYSELSGNSELWKEYYDDGETYYFLGKDNIFFHTIFLPAMHKASGKYPLPYRVTGNEYLRFKGQKFSKSRGIGYTVNDVLQMVDKDSLRYYISSILPETSDSDFSLEEMKEKVNSELSGKYGNLVNRVVTFAKNKNVLPIKGESDHSDIELIVQMDKFRENYSELMGRIEFRKALNLWLENVKVVNTYFNDSKPWDLIKTDRKMTESKLWHTLKAVEYLTLAIYPFVPSGADRAWLSIHGTSIENASMSHLAETCEFKPSESAIIFKKLEIEEEPENQMNLIVGRIVFAEFHPNADSLLHLKVSLGDHEIDLVAGIRNYYTLEELKNKKIIVVENLKHAKIRGIESQGMLLAAQDSKGAHLLTTDENEGTKVTVGDIQCNTEKKIDLDILKTYEMRVDEINGKMVPTAMMGRNRLHLMANGKDVNIDGNVEQKSIIR is encoded by the coding sequence TTGAGTGGAAAAATTGTAATCAACTGTGCGTTACCCTATGCCAACAGTTCCATTCATATTGGTCATCTTGCAGGGGCATACCTGCCTGGGGACATATTTCATAGATTCATAAAGATGTCAGGGAGGGATAGCATCTTTATCTGTGGAACGGATGAATATGGAACACCCATAGCACTGAAGGCCGAAAAAGAGAAAAAAACACCAGAAGAGATAGTCAATAAGTATTATGCTGAATTTGTAGAAACGTTCAGCAACGTTGATATAAAATTTGATTACTTTGGGAGAACAACAAGCAAAACTCATGAAACGTTTGTACAGGATTTCTTTGAGGATCTTGAAAAAAAGGGTTATTTGGAAAGAAGAATGATGGAATCTGCATACTGTCCAAGGGAAAAGAGGTTTCTCCCTGACAGGTATGTCAATGGGAAATGCCCAAGGTGTGGATATGAATATGCCAGAGGGGATCAGTGTGATGAATGTGGGAGGACTAATGATCCAAGAGATCTCATAAATCCTACCTGTGCCATCTGTGGTGGACCGGCAGAATTCAGGGAGACAGCTCATATATTCTTCAAGATATCTGAGTTTTCAGATTTTCTCAAAGAGTGGCTGCAATCCAAGAATGAATGGCGGTCAAATGTAACATCTTTCCCATTAAATATCATAGAAAGTGGTCTTAGAGATAGGGCCATTACAAGGGATATGGAATGGGGTGTAAAGTTAAAGGAAAATGAAATGGAAGGTAAGAGGATTTATGTGTGGTTCGAGGCTCTACTGGGTTATCTTTCCAATGCTATGGAATACTCGGAACTTTCTGGAAACAGTGAGTTATGGAAAGAATATTATGATGACGGGGAAACTTATTACTTTCTGGGAAAGGACAACATATTCTTTCATACCATATTTCTTCCAGCAATGCATAAAGCCTCTGGAAAATACCCTCTTCCCTACAGAGTCACAGGAAATGAGTACCTTAGATTCAAGGGACAGAAATTTTCAAAATCAAGGGGTATAGGGTACACAGTAAATGATGTACTGCAAATGGTTGATAAGGATTCTCTCAGATATTACATATCATCAATCCTACCGGAAACATCCGACTCTGATTTTTCACTTGAGGAAATGAAGGAAAAGGTGAATTCAGAATTGAGTGGAAAGTATGGAAATCTTGTAAACAGGGTAGTAACCTTTGCCAAAAATAAAAACGTTCTTCCAATTAAGGGAGAGTCAGATCATTCAGACATAGAATTAATTGTACAAATGGACAAATTCAGGGAAAATTACAGTGAACTGATGGGAAGAATAGAATTCAGAAAGGCTCTCAACCTGTGGCTCGAGAATGTGAAAGTTGTAAACACCTACTTCAACGATTCAAAGCCGTGGGATCTGATAAAAACCGACAGGAAAATGACCGAATCAAAACTATGGCACACACTTAAGGCTGTGGAATATCTAACTCTTGCCATATACCCATTCGTCCCATCTGGGGCTGACAGGGCGTGGTTATCCATACACGGTACATCAATTGAGAACGCGTCAATGTCACATCTTGCTGAAACATGCGAATTCAAGCCATCGGAAAGTGCAATCATATTCAAGAAGCTTGAAATTGAGGAGGAACCTGAGAACCAGATGAATCTAATCGTAGGAAGGATTGTATTCGCTGAATTCCATCCGAATGCAGATTCACTGTTACATCTGAAGGTAAGCCTTGGTGATCATGAGATAGACCTCGTTGCAGGAATAAGAAATTATTATACGCTGGAGGAACTGAAAAATAAGAAAATAATAGTGGTCGAGAATCTGAAACATGCTAAAATTAGAGGTATAGAGTCTCAGGGGATGCTACTGGCAGCACAGGATTCAAAGGGTGCACATTTACTGACAACTGACGAAAATGAGGGAACTAAAGTAACAGTTGGAGACATTCAATGTAACACTGAAAAGAAAATCGATCTTGACATCCTGAAGACTTACGAAATGAGGGTTGACGAGATCAACGGAAAAATGGTACCAACAGCCATGATGGGAAGAAACAGGTTACACCTGATGGCAAACGGCAAGGATGTTAATATAGACGGAAATGTAGAACAAAAATCTATTATCAGATAA
- the lysS gene encoding lysine--tRNA ligase: MYWGQSLIHELKGKQKVSTGISPSGPIHLGNLREILTGDIIYKSLLMDGKESEFIYLADDIDPLRKVYPFLPESYKEHVGKPLRDIPAPSGDGTYSEFYLNPFLKALKSLDVKPQVIKTGELYRDGKFGEIIEKVIEKKDEIRKILETISGRELEPEWFPYNPKCSVCGRINSTTVTGYSDTKVSYSCKCGSNGESDIYHDDGKLPWRIEWPAKWKILKVTIEPFGKDHGTVGGSYDTGKEIVEKIFEYPAPLPLIYERILLKGKGAMHSSTGVNIPAQEILSFAPPEIVRYIMARVPATRHIEFDPALGFLSTMDEFERLMKMEQEKNTTEEQHWIATLSKAGRPYETVPDYRHLTTLVQIYSSEERIGEILRSEGKDQDPDILKETIDMARIWVHNYAPEASKFSLKNTDDPVSINEDERKMLCDFNSKLGTLDSWEPEKIHECARESIGNSGMQPADGFKVIYRVLIGNERGPRLGFFLSVIPRERVLARFKTICGD, translated from the coding sequence ATGTACTGGGGTCAATCATTAATTCATGAACTAAAAGGAAAGCAGAAGGTTTCTACCGGAATATCTCCATCGGGTCCAATTCATCTGGGAAATCTTAGAGAAATTCTAACAGGGGATATAATATACAAGAGTCTTCTGATGGATGGTAAGGAATCTGAATTCATATATCTGGCAGATGACATAGATCCATTGCGAAAGGTATATCCGTTTCTTCCCGAATCATATAAAGAGCATGTGGGCAAACCACTCAGGGATATACCGGCTCCCAGTGGAGATGGTACCTATTCAGAATTCTATCTTAACCCCTTTCTGAAAGCCCTGAAGTCGCTGGATGTTAAGCCTCAGGTAATAAAAACCGGAGAACTTTACAGAGACGGCAAGTTTGGAGAAATCATAGAGAAGGTCATAGAAAAGAAGGATGAAATAAGGAAAATACTGGAGACCATATCTGGAAGGGAACTGGAACCAGAATGGTTTCCATACAATCCAAAGTGTTCAGTTTGTGGAAGGATTAACTCAACCACTGTTACAGGTTATAGTGACACCAAAGTTTCGTATTCCTGCAAATGCGGAAGCAATGGTGAAAGTGATATATATCACGATGATGGCAAACTTCCATGGAGGATCGAATGGCCTGCAAAGTGGAAAATATTAAAGGTTACAATAGAACCATTCGGGAAAGATCACGGAACAGTAGGGGGATCATATGACACTGGAAAGGAAATTGTGGAAAAGATTTTTGAATATCCGGCACCATTGCCACTTATTTATGAAAGGATATTACTTAAGGGAAAGGGAGCAATGCATTCTTCCACAGGGGTAAACATACCAGCCCAGGAAATACTCAGTTTTGCACCTCCTGAGATTGTTAGGTATATCATGGCGAGGGTCCCGGCAACTAGGCATATAGAATTTGATCCGGCACTTGGCTTCCTCTCAACAATGGATGAATTCGAGCGTCTGATGAAAATGGAGCAGGAGAAAAACACAACTGAAGAACAGCACTGGATAGCAACTCTATCAAAGGCAGGTAGACCTTATGAAACAGTTCCTGATTACAGGCATCTGACCACACTGGTGCAAATATACAGCTCAGAGGAGAGAATAGGGGAAATACTCAGATCTGAGGGAAAGGATCAGGATCCAGATATACTTAAAGAAACAATTGACATGGCAAGAATCTGGGTACATAACTATGCTCCCGAAGCTTCTAAATTTTCCCTAAAGAATACAGATGATCCAGTAAGTATTAATGAGGATGAGAGAAAAATGTTATGTGATTTCAACAGTAAACTAGGCACACTGGATTCATGGGAGCCGGAAAAAATCCATGAATGTGCAAGGGAATCAATTGGTAATTCAGGTATGCAGCCGGCGGATGGATTCAAGGTGATTTACAGGGTACTTATAGGTAATGAAAGAGGACCGAGACTTGGATTCTTTCTGTCAGTAATTCCAAGAGAAAGGGTGCTGGCAAGATTTAAAACAATTTGTGGTGATTGA
- a CDS encoding peroxiredoxin, which translates to MAELLKVGSKIPEFETLDQHGKSIGTKEIMGKPAVIYFYPKDDTPGCTVEACEFRDNISQFREKGVNVFGISVDDQKSHKKFEEKFNLNFPLLVDSSKKISEQFGVLGERSAKRVTFIVDSKGTVVYVYPKVSPKGHTEEVMNKLKELKLVN; encoded by the coding sequence ATGGCAGAATTATTGAAAGTTGGTTCAAAAATACCGGAATTCGAAACATTAGATCAGCATGGAAAAAGCATTGGAACAAAAGAAATTATGGGAAAGCCTGCAGTTATATATTTCTATCCAAAGGACGATACGCCCGGATGTACAGTGGAAGCATGTGAATTCAGGGATAACATTTCACAGTTCAGGGAAAAGGGAGTCAATGTATTTGGAATATCAGTGGATGATCAGAAATCTCACAAGAAGTTCGAGGAAAAATTCAACCTGAATTTTCCGTTGCTTGTGGACAGCAGTAAGAAAATAAGCGAACAGTTTGGCGTACTTGGTGAAAGGTCTGCAAAAAGAGTAACGTTCATAGTGGACAGCAAAGGAACGGTAGTTTATGTCTATCCCAAAGTATCACCAAAGGGTCACACTGAAGAGGTAATGAATAAATTAAAAGAATTAAAATTAGTAAATTAA
- a CDS encoding Zn-ribbon domain-containing OB-fold protein produces the protein MGELSRMWRESPNRYRLLGKKCGNCGRIYFPSRDICPVCHRDSIGKMVDHELSGDGEIFSFTIVHEAPPAFSRQKPYVLALIKLDEGPMVTGQLVDLGNAEIKEGKRVRKVFRKIAEDGKSGIIYYGYKFVLA, from the coding sequence ATGGGAGAATTGTCAAGAATGTGGAGAGAGAGCCCAAACAGATATAGATTACTTGGAAAGAAGTGTGGAAATTGTGGTAGGATATATTTTCCCTCAAGGGACATTTGCCCTGTGTGTCACAGAGATTCTATCGGGAAAATGGTTGATCACGAGCTTTCAGGTGATGGTGAGATATTTTCGTTTACTATAGTACACGAAGCACCACCTGCATTCTCACGACAAAAACCATATGTTCTGGCGTTGATCAAACTGGATGAGGGTCCTATGGTCACAGGTCAGCTTGTAGATTTGGGAAATGCAGAGATAAAGGAAGGGAAAAGGGTTAGAAAAGTTTTCAGGAAAATAGCTGAAGATGGAAAAAGTGGAATAATCTATTACGGCTATAAATTTGTACTTGCCTGA
- a CDS encoding orotate phosphoribosyltransferase-like protein, with amino-acid sequence MYSLDELYNKALQLKNKGMSDKEISTELHLSVNTVTWLLARDFTKQKNVQDVKIGWRSVGVYGNRIANLSQIMLDIIEEESADGDYETDSILGITVNGIPYATMISYFLDKELIIYKPHPSRKDGYFSSNFASVKGKKIIVIDDVCSTGETLRRTIKDIREEGGEVKLAIVIASKMQEDEIDGVRLRSLFRASLIGKE; translated from the coding sequence ATGTACAGTTTGGATGAATTATACAATAAGGCATTACAGTTAAAGAATAAGGGAATGTCAGATAAGGAAATTTCCACAGAATTACATCTCTCGGTTAATACTGTCACATGGCTTCTGGCCAGAGACTTTACGAAGCAGAAGAACGTTCAGGACGTGAAGATAGGCTGGAGAAGTGTTGGCGTCTATGGGAACAGGATAGCAAATCTATCACAGATAATGCTGGATATAATTGAGGAGGAATCTGCAGATGGAGATTATGAGACCGACTCTATACTAGGAATCACGGTTAACGGGATACCCTACGCAACCATGATTTCCTATTTCCTTGACAAGGAACTGATTATATACAAGCCCCACCCCTCAAGAAAGGATGGCTATTTCAGCAGTAACTTCGCATCAGTCAAGGGTAAGAAAATAATTGTAATAGACGATGTATGCAGTACCGGCGAAACCCTGAGAAGAACAATCAAGGATATAAGGGAAGAAGGTGGAGAAGTAAAACTTGCCATAGTGATAGCATCTAAAATGCAGGAAGATGAAATCGATGGGGTAAGGCTGAGGTCTTTATTCAGGGCATCTTTAATCGGAAAAGAATGA